In Ptychodera flava strain L36383 chromosome 17, AS_Pfla_20210202, whole genome shotgun sequence, one genomic interval encodes:
- the LOC139116569 gene encoding uncharacterized protein — translation MKSQSRCAKKHRIKLKANKCLQQSVQELREGDTYTTGIDLVQKTQDIQEIPSLSTEPVPQPIELTDQPVVYFDLETTGSARTSHITQLAAVGPKGCLNVYVIPRIPISEPASRVTVWQ, via the exons ATGAAGAGCCAGTCCCGGTGTGCCAAGAAACATCGTATCAAGCTGAAGGCAAACAAGTGTTTACAACAGAGTGTCCAAGAACTCCGTGAAGGTGACACATACACAACAGGAATTGACCTTGTTCAAA aaacCCAAGATATACAGGAGATACCTTCCCTCTCTACAGAACCTGTTCCACAACCAATAGAATTGACTGATCAACCTGTAGTGTATTTTGACCTGGAGACTACTGGATCAG caagaacatcacacataacaCAGCTTGCAGCTGTTGGACCAAAAGGGTGTCTGAATGTGTATGTGATACCTAGGATTCCAATAAGTGAACCAGCATCAAGAGTGACGGTCTGGCAATGA